GGTTGAACTTGAGTTATGTATAATTACACTTTCATGAAAGTGGAGCAAGGCGGTTACTctgaaaaattgagttttttgcTTGGAGATTATTCAATAATCGCATTTCTATGAAGGATAACTTCGTGAAAAGTGCAACGATGAATTCAAttaattatgtgtttttttagTATGGTGGCAATGAAACTGtgcaatatttttctttgatttattgtttttttgttttttttggatAAGGTGTGGATTGCAATGTTAGAGTGATTTGGTGTGTTGAGTGCActccaacaaaatatattttgtcatgCTCAACAATTTTGTGGTTTATATTTGTTCAACAAAGCATATCGAGAAAAACTTCATACGCTTTGACTAGTCTGCATTTGGAAAATTTGAAAAGATTGCAATAATTGGGTCTTTAATCAAAATGGGTGTTGTTTTGAACATCTTGTTGATCAAATAAAAGTTCATTCATGGTGGTGGTATAAAGCTAAGAATAATAGTTTCGCGTATGAAATTGCTCCATGGTGGACAAATCCAAGTATGTGTCTTGACCTTTGTAATAGCTTATGAACTCTCAAGGTGTTATTGCGGCATCATACgttgatatatttctttttcttttgctcCTTTAAATTAGTGTTATATAGAAACTTGTTTAATTCTAAGTTGATTGTATTTTGACTATTTTGACACGTCTTGTGTTGGAATAGATGAttttagtttatgttttattgatattttaattaaaattgaaggaACACATTTGTCCCTTTAAGTTTTTGTGTGTTTTGATCCATTTGATTCGAGATATCAAACTCAACCAAGTTAATCGTAGATTTGAATCGAGTGGAGTTCAAACTGAAAAATAAATTCAAGATGAACTCAAGTCAAATTTAAAGTTGAACCAATTCTTATAGAGTCGAGTCGAGTTGAACTCATGTTCAACTTATCTCAACTCATTTCCAACCTAACTATGAgcataagagtttaattttttgtttattgccattacatctcaaattattatgtaattataaaaattaaacatctCTAATGatctaataattataattaattaattgtgtaaAAACTATTTACATGAATGGTGTATGCGAATTAAATCTATCAATTAATTGCACACCAAACATTTTTGTTGGTCCAATAACTCATCTATAAACCCAGCCCACAACCTAATCATTATGGTGTAAAGATAATCGTAGCGGCTATTTTAATGTCAATAATATGTTTGTtgaatttatatatactatcaatattaataatttttatattatcaataaatcACTTCATAATTATTGactgtgtaaatatttttatactaataCTACATACAATTTAAACTAATGTTTGTTACCACTATTTGGGTCGTGAAATCGTTTTTAGAataatcttcttttttttgGAATAAATTTTTGTGTAGAAAGTAATATAAATAAGGTTCATTATTGCTTcgtcaaaacaaaaaaaataaggcCCAGACTATTGTCTTTTCAtcaataaataatcaaaattttaattctttaagaatttttctccattttttttcttcttaattctAAGTTATTTTGACATTAGAACTAGTTTAAAGCATCTTAAAAATAGGCCAGCTCAAATGGATAAGCCAAAAAAGTGTGgacatcaaattttgaattttaattatgatagaGTTTTTAAGTCCAATTTATATATACCCAGTGACAGGTTTCAGGTAGCATATATAGTCTAccttagtaaaaaaaaacttaatttataacattaattattaaataaaaaataaccaaaatattagtatttctcgttttttaattaacaattcaatattaaaaaataataccaacaaaatttttaattaaaaattaagtattaaaaaataaaactaacaaaaaaacatttaacATAAAAACTATACATACGTGCACAAGTTAATTTAGttattaaagtttatttttttattaataattaaatatttaaaaaactttatttttttatacaaatatacATGCACATATTAAGTAATTTTTGTaagcaattaaatatattatattaacaaATGAATAGTAATTcttttactatttattatttattgagccttatttattatttcattttacatATTAATTCTAAATTCTTCgtaatacaatttaaatttttattttgtgaattgaAACGCAAAGGCAATAATTTTTGTACCtctaaattatcaattttttattttaacaaaaaataatttaattaaaaacaaaatttgtgaACTGACCCAACAAACCGTAGCTCGCATAGGGCGGACCCAAAAACCACTTAGGAGCGTACATTTAATGTGGGCTCTGTAGCCTACATTAGATAGCACGTTTTAATAATCTACTTATAACTGATATGTCATTGTTCTACTCATCTccaaacaaatgaaaaaaaaaagacaattgATAAAGCTTATAGGAATCTAGCTCCTTCAGAAGTTTGCACATGTCATGTTTGCATAACAACTCCAACAATCAAGTTACATGAAGATGTCCATTTCGAGGTGGTTTATAACATGGTTCTTCTCATTCCATTATACTTtactatttcttttaatttgtcggcaatcttataattttttacatttgaaCTTCTATTGATTGGTGGTATTGTTTCAGTAAAATAGGTTGATGGTTtgactagttttttattttattttataattgactagtttttaaatcaatttactTAACCGACAACTGTTCTTCaagtttttaatttcttttaaaaaaaatagtagcttttaattttttttaaatgtgggGTAGGGGTAGAAATTATGTACTCGGAAGATCATCGTTTGATGGTTTGTTTTAACTGAAAGAAGGCCCTCTTTAAAATTGCAAAGCAGCTCTTGTACGCTTCATTTGGACTTATACAAAGCCCAATATAAATATAACCTCAAATTTACATTTTCCTTTCATAAATACTCTCCActcatttttcataaaaatgttGACTACACACCTGTAGtttattatacatttttatatatagttaGGTTAAACATCTGACTTTAGAtttgaattcaaaattttaCAGCTGTGCcagttatttatattattattattattattactattattattattattattattatattttaaaacaaattattatataatataaattatatatatatataattgtgtgtcataaatttttttaatttgattatttatcaaaaatagagatgtattttgaaaaatgaaaatacgAAATATTTGTActaaataaatgaattattttcttGAATATTGAAATATTTAGAATTGTCAAAATGAGTTATCCAACTTATATATAAGACTGATTCTAACAAGTTGTGGGCTTCTTCAAACCTGATTAAAAAGCCCTATTTTAGTATGGACTAATAAAATACTATCCGAGTTTGGTTCTATATGGGTTGTGGGCTAGGTGGGTAAACTGCAcgtttattatatttatttattatattgtaatttctttgcaactcttttaatttaaaaattatctttgacgtccattaaaaaaaatcatgatatACTATTTATGCATTAAGTATTATGCATTAAGTATGAATCAATTTGAATGTCTATTTTCTTTCAtgcctatttaaaaaaaatgatttagttTTATACACAAACtaagtttatatttttcaattaacacaaattcaattcaaaattttcaaaacaacacacaaattaaaataagttcaaATTGTCCAAAAGTTAGAGGTTTTATCAAAcataacacaaatgaatttagatTTTTCTAACATAACCTGAACTTaaaccaaattcaaataaaatattaaatagttcTGATGTAACTCTAAACTAAAAGTTATTAGACTCTTTGAGCAATGTCcacttttttttcaaaatgttagatgattatttacttaaaaaactaaaactaaaattaacatTCTTCCAcaaatgtaatatatatatatatatatatatatatggacaAATAAGAATAATTTGGTACTCTTTGGTAGGTTTATTCTCTAAATTGGGACTTTTGCCATAAATttcctttaaaataattaaaaagtcacATCGTTCTAAATGTACTACGTGTACTATGCCACACGTACTGCTGTTAATTGATTTTAACAATGACTAATTGTAATGACGAAAAATATTTAGaggattatttttttaaaaaaatattttaaataaaaactaaaaatttaatatactaactaataaatattaaaaatatatttaatcctaaaaaatatatcacaaaCTTATCATTTATTGTAAAACATTTTAGAAGTGTTATAGACAAGTTTATAGTTTACAATATTTTGTAAACTACAATTTTAAGGtgattattcaaaaatattgtcTATcacaaatcatatatttaaaatatacaatgtttaaaaaaatatatgtactAAAACTATGCAGATTACACGCATTGTAGAGTGTGGGGATGtgggaaaaataaaaaatttattgatgaagatttgaagagAAATTGAAatctattatttcaaaaaagatttttaaacaaaaaaattaagatgtGTACAAGATTATTAATATGTGCAAATATTTACTGTACTTTTTTTGTCTTTACCGATATTTCATCtcattaagtttttttaataaaatttttaacGAGACAATAATTTATATCCATTTAAATTGTTTTCTTAAGTTTTGATATAAtcctacaatttttttttatatttatattttattttaattatattttggagTACCTATAATTGATTGACTTAGAGTGCATAATTGAgatatcaaactaaatatataatgttcttgtattctatttttgttaaataaaaaaccttTGATATCATTCTTTTTAATCTCTTTTAAGCAATATTAAATATCCCTGTAACGATAGGAAAGTTATGTGAGTAGAAAACAATTCTCAAAAATCTCTTCACTATATTATTAAGAACAAATACAGATGAagaatttaagaaaatattggATTGAATATGATTACTCAATCAATTATTGAAATGAAAAGGTACAATTTATTGCAACAGAATTTAAAAGAGATTCATTCACAAAGAAtgccactagagaaaggaaagacTTGTATCTAAAAATTCCCCCAATCATTCCTTCATTCCCTCTATTTGCACTGAAGAGGAATATTTTCTGTTAGGGATTCTCTCTCTCTTGCCCTTCATTCGCTTCATGATGCAAGAATCATTCACCACGTGTCCTTGATTACCTTCTTTTTGTCCTTTTCCTTCAGCATTCATCTGTTGCCAACTCCATATATTATCCTTAATCATCACATTACTCCCTTCATTAACAAGaaccttgtcctcaaggttAGGATAATTGGTATGAAACTCATACCAATTTTCCCAAGTAGTTTCGGTTGGCGACACGCCTTCCCACTGCACTTGTACCTGACACACTGGTTGACCATTTTGAATGACAGCACGATGATCAATAATGGAAAGGGGTAGCATTATTGGTCCTTGCTCAGTGGTGGTCAATGCTAGTGGCATCAGTTGTGTTGAGTGATCTCCCTTACATAATTTCAACGCAGAAATATGGAACACGGGGTGAATTCTGGCAGTAAGAGGAAGCATGAGCATATAAGCAACCTGACCAATTTGTTCTATCACAGGAAAAGGACCAAACTAACGCATACTAAGCGTGTGATTACACCTTAAAACAAATGAGTGTTGTCTATAAGGTTGCAATTTGACAAGAATCATATCACCAACTTGAAAGTCCAAAAAACGACGTTTGGTGTCGGCAAACGTTTTCATAATTTGTTGAGTGTGCGCCATATTAGATTTGAGAGTTGTAATGGTATCATCTCTTTTAGTTAACATTTGTTGCAGCAAGGGAAGATCAACATTGTGAACTTCATAACGAATTAGTGTGGGAGGATTACGACCATACACTACTTTGAAAATGTTGTACCAAAACTCGGCCCAAGACAACAAGTTGGACCACTGTCGAGGTGATTCACTAGTGAAACAGCATAGGTAAAGCTCTAAACATTTGTTAACAGCTTCAGATTGCCCATCAGTTTGGGGGTGATAGGCGGTGCTCATAGCCAAGGTAGTGCCACGAGTTTGAACAAATGCTGTCAAAACTGACAGGTAAATATACGATCTCTGTCAGATACAATTGTCTTAGGAAAACCATGAAGTTTAACCACTGTGTGAAGGAAAACTTCAACAATTTTGGAGCTATTATAATCAACTTTGAGGAGGCATGAAGTGGCTATATTTGGAAAGTCTGTCAACAACTACAAAATGACAGTGTAAGTATAAGATGAAGGTAGTCCAATTATGAAGTCCATTGATAAATCCTCCAAAATTTGTTGTGGAATGGGTAGTGGCTGTAGTAACCCTGCTGGCAAGGAGTAGAATGCTTTGCTTATTGACAAATTAAGCATTTCGAAATGTACTCCTTGATGTCTTTTGCCATTGTAGGCCAAAAGAATAGAGAGGCTATGCAAGATTTGGTGTGTGTGACTCTAGCGTGGCCTCCAACAGCAGAATAATGAAATTCAGTCAAGATGATGTGAATCAAGTCGAGCTTCTGTGGTATCACCAACCTATTTTTCCAAAATAACATGTTATGCTTGACCTGATAATGTGGTGTAGAATTGGTTCTCAACAAGCATTGATTTTGAATCTTAGCTAAAGAATGATCATTGTTCATAGTTGTATATATCATTGAGATAAGTTGAGGAGTTTGCATAGACAACACCAAGCAGAAGGAGCGAGATAGACTATCAGCTGCTATGTTATCAACACCAGGTTTGTATTCAATAGTAAAATCATAGCCAAGGAACTTGTGAAGCCAATGTTGTTGCTCTGGGGTTTGAATTGACTGGTCAGTgagtagggatgggaataggctaggccgtccgacaggggcctatggtctggcctacttatggcctggcctggcctagcctgtttaataaaaaggtcaggctcaggctgtttttaaagcctatttatgtaaataggtcaggctcagacttgtaaaaaagcctattaggcctaacaggccggcctatatatattttatatgtatttcattttctattttttcttcttctaatttccattgcactcactccaacaaacatgtatgaaaacaacatattttttataaaaaccgatattatttatttgttactttatattttataaaaaccaatactatttatttgttatctttatatatattattagtatataaatttagaaactctaattgtttattattactgaatatgagtttgtttgagaggtaatattccgAGTTGTTTGAGATGATTTatttagaggtaatattctgagttgtttgagagataataataggtgcgtttgtttcaataaaaaatttgttcttttaaatcaaaaactattttttagggtttaaaaggtatttgtttcatatttttaaaaaattattttgttagaaaaatcatttttttatttaatatatatatacatatacacattagtattggtatatggagaatcatataaattgatatgtgtagagcatcatgtagctatagataattgtttagaggtaataatctgagtttgtttgagaccatttgtttgagagataataataggtgcgtttgttttaataaaaaaattattcttttaaactaaaaatcatttttagggtttaaagggtgtttgttttatattttttttaaattattttgttagaaaaattatttttaatgtgaataaggcttttaaataggcttacaggccaggctcaggccgaaaaaaaagcctatcataggccgtaggccaggcttaggcctaaaaaattcatcgtaggccaggctcaggcctttcaaagcctggcctgacctggcctattcccacccctatcAGTGAGGGATTTGAGGCTGCGTTGATCAGTTTTGATCACAAACTTATTGCCAATGAGATAATGACGAAGTTTAGCCAAAGCTTCGGTGATGGCATACAACTCCCGCACATAAGCAGATTGTTTTTGCATTCGAGGGCACAATTTCTTCGAGAAATAAGCAATAGGATGGCGAGCTTGACTGAGCACAACTCCAATGCCCGAACATGATGCATCTGTTCTAAGGTGAAGGGTAATAAAAAATCCGGCAAAGTCAAAACGGGGGCTTGTGTGAGGGCCTGCTTGAGCTTATTAAAAACATGAGTAGCATCTGGTGTCCAAATAAAAGCATCTTTCTTTAACAATTATGTATATGGTGAAGCAATAGCAACATAATTGCGAATAAAGCGTCGGTAATATCCCGATAACCCTAAAAACCCACAAAGTTGTTTGAGGGAAGTAGGGACTTTCCATTCCAATACAgcttgaattttttatttatccatcTCAACCCCTTGACTGGATTTGGTGTGGCCTAAATAATCCATTGAGGTGAGACCAAAACAACATTTGAAGAATTTGGCAAACAATTCATGTTGTTGCAGCAGTCCTAACACAACTTCCAAATGTTCAAGGTGAGAAGACCAAGATTGGTTGTACacaaatatatcataaaaaaagaCCAGTACAAACTTGCGTAATTGGTCACAAAAAATAGAGTTCATAAGAATTTGAACCAAAGCCGGGGAGTTGGTTAACCTAAAAGGCATGACAAGCCATTCATACAACTCTTGATGAGTTCTAAAAGCAGTCTTATGACGATCCTCAGGATGGACTAGGATTTGATGATACCCATAACACCAATCCAACTTAGAGAAGTAAGCAGATCCAAACAAAATCGATGAGGAAAATGGACTCGTGTTGGACTGAATAATGTCTTGTTTCAACATCTCGGACACCATCTTTTCAATCTTAGCCTTCTGATTGTGTGGATAATGGTAGGGTTTGACCTTCACAGGGTTACTCCCATCAATGAGAGGGATTGAATGATACTGATCTCTAGGTGGCAGTAAGCGTGTGGGTTCATCAAACACAATCCAATAATTGTGTAACAGAGTAGCCAAGTCAACCAGAAGATTATTAAGAGAAGTTGTTGATGATGATTGTGCTATGGAATGGAATTGCAATGTATATGATAAATCAATagaatgagtattctgaagacgACGAATGTGATGAAATTGGGATTGTCCTGGTTCTGTGACTTGATTACCTCTAAGAGTGATGAATTTGTTGTTGAGGTAGAATGTAATAGACAATGCTTCATAATCCGCAATGTGAGGACCCAATGGTAGCAGATACCCCAGAAGGTGGATTTAGTATGACCTTGAATGGTTACTGGTAAGTCCTGAATCAACCCAGAAGCTGTCAAGGTGCTACCATTGCCCACGAGGACTTGAAATTGAGGAGCTTCGTGGATTGTTAGTTTCAAGCATTGAGCAATACGTGGTTGGAGAAAGTTATCAGAGCTACCACTATCAAGTAAAACTTGTATTTGGAAGCCTTGAATTTGACCTTGGAAACGAATTGTGCCAACACTATACGCTCCTTTGAGAGCATGGAATGAGAGATGATGCTCTGACTCGAGGACGACGAGTAATGGATTAGAGTATGTAGGACCCGTATCTGGCTCTGGTGGATCCGAATGATCAACTTGCAACAAGAGGTAGTGTTTATTAGGACAACAGTGGGTAGGGGAAAACTTGTCATCACAATAGAAATATTGTCCTTTGTCTCACCGGAGTTGAATCTCAGCCGCCGTGATACTACGAATGGGGCGAGCTCGGtgtagtaccccaattttgtccctt
This region of Cicer arietinum cultivar CDC Frontier isolate Library 1 chromosome 8, Cicar.CDCFrontier_v2.0, whole genome shotgun sequence genomic DNA includes:
- the LOC140919026 gene encoding uncharacterized protein, which produces MLLSSPKPSPSLPILCSYNFESRGGNVRVASIGKEENEDEQGNSDSGHNANSDNGRSDHDDSVSAFSTMTFSPTHCCPNKHYLLLQVDHSDPPEPDTGPTYSNPLLVVLESEHHLSFHALKGAYSVGTIRFQGQIQGFQIQVLLDSGSSDNFLQPRIAQCLKLTIHEAPQFQVLVGNGSTLTASGLIQDLPVTIQGHTKSTFWALSITFYLNNKFITLRGNQVTEPGQSQFHHIRRLQNTHSIDLSYTLQFHSIAQSSSTTSLNNLLVDLATLLHNYWIVFDEPTRLLPPRDQYHSIPLIDGSNPVKVKPYHYPHNQKAKIEKMVSEMLKQDIIQSNTSPFSSSILFGSAYFSKLDWCYGYHQILVHPEDRHKTAFRTHQELYEWLVMPFRLTNSPALVQILMNSIFCDQLRKTDASCSGIGVVLSQARHPIAYFSKKLCPRMQKQSAYVRELYAITEALAKLRHYLIGNKFVIKTDQRSLKSLTDRGGNRPEQQHWLHKFLGYDFTIEYKPGVDNIAADSLSRSFCLVLSMQTPQLISMIYTTMNNDHSLAKIQNQCLLRTNSTPHYQRSYIYLSVLTAFVQTRGTTLAMSTAYHPQTDGQSEAVNKCLELYLCCFTSESPRQWSNLLSWAEFWYNIFKVVYGRNPPTLIRYEVHNVDLPLLQQMLTKRDDTITTLKSNMAHTQQIMKTFADTKRRFLDFQFGPFPVIEQIGQVAYMLMLPLTARIHPVFHISALKLCKGDHSTQLMPLALTTTEQGPIMLPLSIIDHRAVIQNGQPVCQVQVQWEGVSPTETTWENWYEFHTNYPNLEDKVLVNEGSNVMIKDNIWSWQQMNAEGKGQKEGNQGHVVNDSCIMKRMKGKRERIPNRKYSSSVQIEGMKE